The Paenibacillus sp. G2S3 region ATGCATGGCGATGAAATTATCGCCGCCGTAGGATTCATTCCCCAGCGACCAGATGATAACCGAAGGATGGTTCTTATCTCTTTGCATCATGGAGTTGCAACGGTCAATCACATTGGCCCGCCATTCCGGTTTGCTTGCAGGTACATTTCCCTCATGTATTCCTTGTTGCCCATACTGCCAAGTGCCGTGCGTTTCCAGATTGGTTTCATCGATTACATAAAGACCGTATTCATCGCAAAGTTCGTACCAAACGGACTGATTTGGGTAGTGGGAGGTCCGAACAGCATTAATATTATGTGTTTTCATCAGTTTAATATCTCGGATCATGTCGTCTTTGGATAGCGCACGTCCTGTGTCACAAGAGAACTCGTGCCGGTTAACGCCTTTAAGTACGATTCTTTTGCCGTTGATCTTCATAAGTCCGTCTTTGATCTCAAAGGTGCGAAACCCAACCTTACAGCTGACCGTTTCAGTAGTGTTCCCTTTATCGTCAATCATGGAGAGAACCAATGTATAAAGATACGGTGTCTCAGCACTCCACTTATAGGGCTCTTCTACATGCTCAGAAAGCTTGAAATGCTGAACGCCCTCTTGATCAAAGGAAGTAAGTGTAGATATTGGAGCGTCCCATACAGGCTGATCCTCTTTATTGTATAGCTGCATTTGCAGTGTATAAGGGTTTAGCTTCTCGTTAAAATAATTCTCCACTTTGATGTCTACGTTTAAATTCGCATGTACGAAATTTTCATCAAGCTCGGTTTGAACGAAAAAATCAGCAACATGAACGGAAGGGGCTGTGTACAGATAAACCTCCCGAAAAATACCGCTAAGCCGCCAAAAATCTTGATCCTCCAGCCAACTGGCATCACACCAACGATAGACCTCAACAGCTAGTTTATTATCACCAGCAATTAAATAAGGGGTAATATCGAACTCCGAAGGTGTAAAGGTGTCTTCACAGTATCCGACCCGTTCACCGTTTACCCACACATAGAAAGCGGATTCAACCCCCTGAAAGCTAAGATACACGGGTTGACCGTTCCAGGTCTCAGGTACAGTAAAGGTTCGGATGTACGAGCCTACGGGATTATATTTTGTCGGAGCAAAGGGTGGCTTGAGATCGGGCTCGGATTCCGCCCAAGGATATCTTACATTCGTATATTGCGGGTAATCATAGCCATGGAATTGCCAATGAGAAGGTACAGGAATCGTAGCCCAAGTGCTGCAATCGAAATCAGCTTTATAGAAATCCACGACCCGTAGATCCGGCGTTTCGGAAAAGGAAAAATTCCAAATACCATTAAGCGTTTTGTAGTATCGCGAGGTTTCTTTATCGCTTACCAGGGCTTGGGATAGATTGCTATAAGGAATAATGGAAGCATGAGCCTCCAATCGATTCAGTTCGAATATTTCCGGATTATTATTCCATTCTGGATAACCGTTTGCAGGAGGTTGATAAACAAATTTTGCTCGCATGAGTAAATCTCCTTTATAATAGTGATGTTATTATATTCATATTATAAAATGGAGTAATGTTAAGAGATATAAAAGATTTTTCATCATTAATAACAAAATATGAAACGAGTGATTGTGTTGGAGAGCAAGATTATTTTTTGCCAAACGGAAGATACGAACATGCTGCCGCTGTATGCTACAACGATAGGCTTTTGGGAGCATCAGGCAGAAACCATACGTCCTACTGGATTTCCGGATTATCAAATACATCAGATTCACGAGGGCAAAGGGGAACTTGTCATTCATGAGAAACGATATATTGTCGGTCCAGGGGATGTTTTCTTTTTGTTCCCGAATATTACGCATTCGTATGCGCCAATCAGCAGTAAGTGGAAGCTGTCATGGATTTCATTCAATGGTAGAGAGGCCGGTCAAATGCTGCTATACGCAGGAATCCGTGAATCAGGACCTGCAAAATTGAAGGAGGATAAGTGGCTAAATCCTTTTAAGGAAATGCTCAACTTGTCAGATAGCAATGATCTGGAAACGAATCTGGAACGATCCAAACAACTTTATGCGCTGCTGCTAGATTTAAAAAGCAACCTAGTCTCTCCTCTAAATGAGGCTCTGGAATTGGAACGAATAAAACCTGTGCTTCATCATATAGAAAGTAATCTACATAGGGCGCTTCCATTAAAGGAACTTGCGGAGGCTATCGCGGTGTCGCCACAGTACTTATGTAGGCTTTTTCAAAAAACAATTCATGATCGACCAGTAACCTATATCAACAAGCAACGTATCAACTTGAGTAAACAGCTAATGTTTAATGAACGAGATAAAAAAATGTATGAAATTGCTCAGTTAGTGGGCTTTGAAAATGCCAGCTATTTTTGTTTAGTCTTTAAGCGGTTGACCGGGATGAGTCCTGAGCAATTTAAACAGCTGCATGGTTTGGACTAGAGAGATAGAGTTGCCTCTTGGCCTTATGATAAACGCTTACTTGTTAGCGTCTAGCACTCCATGATATAGTTTAATTGAGTTCATATGTTGTTTATTTCACGAATTCGCTCATTCTTTTGCATAGTTAGTATGTTCACCTGAAATCAATACATAGAACCAAATTTATGATTAGATATCCAGTTAAGCATCAGGAAGGAGACATCAATTTGAATGAGAAGTTAAAAGAGGCCTATGAACGTTTGGACTTGCCTGAAGACATTACCCGGGAGGAACTGAATAAAAAGTTTGATTTGCTCTTAAAACGTCGTAAATCAAACTCTTCAGAAACTGAGGCGGCAGCCTATGAAGAAGAATTTCTGGCTTTCAAAACGATCCTAGACGGGTTGGATCAGCAGGAAATTCAGGAGGCGGAGGATAAGCGGCTAGAGAAATGGGGAGCATTTTCCGGCATAGCGCGTAAATCGGAGAATTTTTTTAGGCTTTATAAGGTCCATACTTTTGTGTCTATCATCGTGCTGTTGGTGCTAATCTTTGGAGGTAACGCTCTTTATAATCAATATCAAGCTAAAAAATATGAAGCTTCACTTCCGCCAGTGGATGTAACTATCATGTTCCTAGGAAACTATGAATCCCAGGATCCATCAGGTAAGGATGAAGAGCTTAAACAAGAGATAGTCAATCGTTATCCAGCTTGGAAGCGTGTGAAGACGGAAGTAGTATACCTACCCTCAACAGGTGGAGAAGGTGGAGGCGCGTTAGACATGACTTATATCCAGCGCGCGATGGCGATGCTGGCGGCGGATCGTCCGGATATTCTTATTTTGGATGATGCTACTTTTGATTGGATCGGACAGCAGCAAGGACTTAAGAATCTGGAACCGTTTGTGAAATCAGCGGGACTTCCTTCAGATGATATTCGTTTGAAACGTATTAAAAATACGGAGAACGGCGAAGAATGGATCACTGGCGTAGATATTACAGATACGAAGTTTGCTACAGATCTTCCGATTCACTCACGTAAGATGATCATCGGGGTGTTTGGAGAAGGTGAAGATAAGAACAAATCAACTGATTTTGTTGAATTCTTAGTGGGGCAAATGACTGCCAAATAAATGAGTATGTTATAAATGGACTTGTGTTATAAAGGTCGATGTCGTATGGATTCTCATACGATATCGGCTTTTTTGTTGTTCATATCAAAGGAGTTCATGATATTTATGATCTATAGCCCTTGCGATAAGTCTGAATTGACGGATGCGAACTGAAATCACTATAATAATTTATATAGATATGAACTAAGTAATATAAATATAAACTAAGTTGAATTGAATTCGATAAGGGAGTGATGAAAGAATGAAGACAAAAGAAACTCTGACCATACATACACAGAAGCGTGGTGCAGTATTAGATGATTTATTCGGGATTTTCTTTGAGGATTTAAATCATGCGGCAGATGGTGGACTTTATGCTGAGCTGGTTCAGAATCGATCCTTTGAATTTGATCCGATTGACCGGGCCGATTATCATGCGTTAATGGCTTGGGAGCCAGTGGAACGTGGAGATGGAAAAGCCGTAATCACCGTGGAAGATAGCGAGCCCTTGAATGATCGTAATCCGCATTATGTAGCCGTTGATATTGTGGCTGAGGGTGACGGCGTTGGGCTGATGAATCTGGGATTCAATAGTGGCATTCCAGTAAAAGAGGGCGAGAATTATAAGTTCTCGATATATGCTCGTCGAGAGACAAGCTTTGATGTATCCCTTATCGTAACCATTGAAAGTATTAATGGCACCGTTCTTGGTGAAACGGAAATAGGCATAAATAACTCTGAATGGACACGATACGAAGCAGTAATTAAGGCTAATGCTACGGATAATAGCTCACGTCTTGTAATCGTTACCAAAGGGAGCGGAAAGGTATATCTGGACATGGTTTCTCTCTTTCCAGAGAAGACCTTTATGAGCAGACCCGGGGGTATGCGTGAAGATATTTCACTGTTACTCGCCGATTTAAAGCCTAAATTTATGCGGTTTCCGGGAGGTTGTCTGGTGCATGATGGTTCTTTGAATCCAGATGACAGAGATTCCATGTATAGATGGAAGAATACAATTGGCGATGTGGCACAAAGGCCGGCAAGGCGGAATAACTGGTCCTACAATCAGACGCTTGGGTTAGGATATTTTGAATATTTTCAGTTCTGTGAGGATATTGGAGCTAAGCCGATTCCTGTTCTTCCGGGAGGCTACGATCCGCATCATAAACGTATGGTGCCGCTGGATGAATTGATGCCCTGGGTTGAGGATGCACTGGATTTGATCGAATTTGCCAATGGTGACCCTACATCCAAGTGGGGCAGCATACGTGCGGAGCTTGGTCACAGGGAACCTTTTAACCTAGAGTATATCGGCATCGGCAATGAAGAGGTAGGCGCACCCTTTTTCGAGCGATATCCTTACTTTCATCAAGCCATTAAAGAGAAATATCCAGAAATTAAGGTCATTAATTCGAGCGGTCCATTCTCTGCAGGTAAGGAATATGAACGGGGCTGGACATCGGCAAAAGAGAATAGGTCTGATCTCGTAGACGAGCATTACTACTGTACTCCAGAATGGTTTCTGGCAAATCATCATCGTTATGATGACTTTAAGGCGGATGAACCGAAAGTATTCTTAGGCGAATATGCTTCATGGGGCAATACCTATTATAACGCGCTAGTGGAAGCGGCTTTTATGACGGGACTTCAGAACAACGCTCATGCGGTTGGCTTGGCATGTTATGCGCCTATGCTCTGCAATGTGGATTATATTAACTGGAAGCCGGATCTAATCTGGTTTAATAATCATGAGGTGTACGGAACTGCGAACTACTATGTTCAAAAGCTATTCATGAACCATCAGGGAGATCAGCTACTG contains the following coding sequences:
- a CDS encoding AraC family transcriptional regulator — translated: MKRVIVLESKIIFCQTEDTNMLPLYATTIGFWEHQAETIRPTGFPDYQIHQIHEGKGELVIHEKRYIVGPGDVFFLFPNITHSYAPISSKWKLSWISFNGREAGQMLLYAGIRESGPAKLKEDKWLNPFKEMLNLSDSNDLETNLERSKQLYALLLDLKSNLVSPLNEALELERIKPVLHHIESNLHRALPLKELAEAIAVSPQYLCRLFQKTIHDRPVTYINKQRINLSKQLMFNERDKKMYEIAQLVGFENASYFCLVFKRLTGMSPEQFKQLHGLD
- a CDS encoding alpha-L-arabinofuranosidase C-terminal domain-containing protein, with product MKTKETLTIHTQKRGAVLDDLFGIFFEDLNHAADGGLYAELVQNRSFEFDPIDRADYHALMAWEPVERGDGKAVITVEDSEPLNDRNPHYVAVDIVAEGDGVGLMNLGFNSGIPVKEGENYKFSIYARRETSFDVSLIVTIESINGTVLGETEIGINNSEWTRYEAVIKANATDNSSRLVIVTKGSGKVYLDMVSLFPEKTFMSRPGGMREDISLLLADLKPKFMRFPGGCLVHDGSLNPDDRDSMYRWKNTIGDVAQRPARRNNWSYNQTLGLGYFEYFQFCEDIGAKPIPVLPGGYDPHHKRMVPLDELMPWVEDALDLIEFANGDPTSKWGSIRAELGHREPFNLEYIGIGNEEVGAPFFERYPYFHQAIKEKYPEIKVINSSGPFSAGKEYERGWTSAKENRSDLVDEHYYCTPEWFLANHHRYDDFKADEPKVFLGEYASWGNTYYNALVEAAFMTGLQNNAHAVGLACYAPMLCNVDYINWKPDLIWFNNHEVYGTANYYVQKLFMNHQGDQLLEIKANGFTAPEERRNEAITGAVSLGVDASAARYSDITLVNNITGEVKTYSDLSEEVSNLPEPAQNGTATRTIELGETNWESYTLNFKATRTAGNKGFVFYFGKADDQNHLYWELGGWQNQDSIVASIINGRNSVLTHSMFTVETDVEYDLKLEVSGRHIRTYINGELINETEDKLPVIEPLYYTASVEDSTGDIILKTVNVQESSVSAEIILEELAKKDLSVAVYVLSGYKLEDENNFENKELVSPKQSNFTTVGSSFTYEFPKQSVTIFRIK